A region of Mammaliicoccus sp. Dog046 DNA encodes the following proteins:
- a CDS encoding bifunctional metallophosphatase/5'-nucleotidase yields the protein MKTNELVTIDLLATSDLHGQIGKSGISGNILKMATYVKHKRKANHHVLLLDNGGMLSGSMFAFYYAQIAPYKRNPMIKIMNDMQFDASGVSPDEFNFGLDFLNKSIALSRFPWLAANIEHSKTREPYFTTPYTVKYIDGIKIGIIGFTSSGLMENKNVEFEDEVVVGESMTSAKRWVRYLHEKESPDFLIMLYHGGLNTYTDKNNYRSYYSNNAENMIKSTEGVNVIITGHQEHNVDLKVAETQFIQPGKDATNIVDMSIQFRKRTNSVEIVDTSIKHVEISSYPEDRDLLELTHFDQKAVQHWSEQCVVDSPVVLNYKEFTDIFTKPHRFMACIQNSMAHAFSGESFVCAHIGNPTGQGLRGVLHVKDVYNAYVHTDKPIHIKLSGKEIKRIIERTATALSKENESIIYNEDILEPTLMTIWKGFKYTIDLNKPVGNRVQLEQVEMDQKYDVIMTDYIFRHVNKIIEESTYEMSKKTVIEYMIDEIGEKKGKIDLDYEFEVK from the coding sequence TTGAAGACAAATGAACTCGTGACAATTGATTTATTAGCAACTTCTGATTTACACGGTCAGATAGGTAAGAGTGGTATTAGTGGTAACATCTTAAAGATGGCTACTTATGTTAAACATAAACGTAAAGCAAATCATCATGTACTCTTATTAGATAATGGAGGGATGTTGTCTGGGTCAATGTTTGCATTTTATTATGCACAAATTGCGCCATATAAAAGAAATCCCATGATTAAAATAATGAATGACATGCAATTCGATGCGAGTGGTGTGAGCCCGGATGAATTTAATTTTGGCTTAGACTTCTTAAATAAATCTATAGCATTAAGTCGATTTCCATGGCTAGCAGCAAATATAGAACATAGTAAGACGAGAGAACCGTATTTTACAACGCCATACACTGTGAAATATATAGATGGTATTAAAATCGGTATTATTGGATTTACATCCAGTGGACTAATGGAAAATAAAAACGTCGAGTTTGAAGATGAAGTCGTCGTTGGTGAATCAATGACCTCAGCTAAACGTTGGGTAAGATATTTACATGAGAAAGAAAGTCCTGACTTCTTAATTATGTTGTATCATGGTGGTTTAAACACATATACAGATAAAAATAATTACAGATCATACTATAGTAATAACGCGGAAAATATGATTAAAAGTACAGAAGGCGTTAATGTGATTATTACTGGGCATCAAGAGCATAATGTAGATTTAAAAGTCGCAGAAACGCAATTTATACAACCTGGTAAAGATGCTACAAATATAGTGGATATGTCTATACAATTTAGAAAAAGAACAAACTCTGTCGAAATCGTGGATACTTCAATTAAACATGTTGAAATTTCAAGTTATCCAGAAGATAGAGATTTATTAGAACTTACACATTTTGATCAAAAGGCAGTTCAACATTGGTCTGAGCAATGTGTCGTAGATAGTCCAGTTGTATTGAATTATAAAGAATTTACAGATATATTTACGAAACCACATCGATTTATGGCGTGTATCCAAAATAGTATGGCGCATGCATTTTCAGGAGAAAGTTTTGTTTGTGCGCATATTGGGAATCCTACTGGTCAAGGATTGAGAGGCGTGTTGCATGTGAAAGATGTTTATAATGCTTATGTCCATACGGATAAACCAATACACATTAAATTAAGTGGTAAAGAAATTAAGCGCATCATAGAGAGAACAGCAACAGCTTTGTCGAAAGAAAATGAATCTATCATTTATAATGAAGATATATTAGAACCAACATTGATGACTATTTGGAAAGGATTTAAATATACCATTGATCTCAATAAACCCGTTGGTAATAGAGTGCAACTAGAACAAGTAGAAATGGATCAGAAGTATGATGTCATTATGACTGATTATATATTTAGACACGTGAATAAAATTATCGAAGAATCTACGTATGAAATGTCTAAGAAGACTGTAATTGAATATATGATTGATGAAATTGGAGAGAAAAAAGGGAAGATAGACCTAGATTATGAATTTGAAGTTAAATAA
- a CDS encoding two-component system sensor histidine kinase NtrB, whose protein sequence is MKSFSKIIILNIIIALIISVTVGALINRNYTNRVNQRLNNTKEIVNLKIQSFINDTTSISESLTTILSNSDNEAFVNKFLKDNHIRYQWIDHIYVIDENKKVIYDSKGKGNIKQDEEHFNNYKFHFPINESSILSSKSNNLKRPDTLLLTNDLNINHKSYTAATVINMRAFKDEIKLITKRFNIEVKGIDGTKFYEVGKQHQQSKEITYMYKDLPVFITISGQYNYITRIILPSIFIFLVIFLLLTILALLYKSRTERMEHEKLIDQANNEKLRLIGTLAANTAHEIKNPLTSINGFIELTRMKYDKDYKDRHFNIITEELDRINNIVTQFLYLGKPTNLTYTNVNIAQVISDVQTFLAYELEQHNINIHLKLPEESIYAYISEDQLKQILINLIQNAKDALEQTTNPAIEIQLQQQSPGQACIIFKDNGMGISKETQEQIFEPFFTTKESGSGLGLYLSKKLIEDWKGHIEVQSHKNEGTTFIITLPLNISKK, encoded by the coding sequence ATGAAATCTTTTTCAAAAATTATTATACTCAATATTATTATTGCATTAATCATATCAGTAACAGTCGGTGCATTAATAAATAGAAATTATACAAATAGAGTCAATCAACGATTAAACAATACTAAAGAAATCGTTAATCTAAAAATACAGTCTTTTATCAATGATACAACGAGTATTTCAGAATCATTAACAACCATATTATCAAATTCAGATAATGAGGCATTTGTTAATAAATTTTTGAAAGATAACCATATACGATACCAATGGATTGATCACATCTATGTAATAGATGAAAATAAGAAAGTGATTTATGATTCAAAAGGAAAAGGAAATATAAAGCAAGATGAGGAACATTTTAATAATTATAAATTTCACTTTCCTATTAATGAATCTTCAATTTTAAGTAGTAAATCAAATAATTTAAAACGTCCAGATACTTTATTGTTAACTAACGATTTAAATATTAATCATAAAAGCTATACTGCAGCTACAGTAATCAATATGCGTGCGTTTAAGGATGAAATCAAATTGATTACAAAACGATTTAACATTGAAGTCAAAGGCATTGATGGCACTAAATTTTATGAAGTTGGTAAACAGCATCAACAATCTAAAGAAATCACTTATATGTATAAAGATCTTCCCGTCTTCATCACGATTTCAGGACAATACAACTATATTACGCGAATCATATTACCAAGTATATTTATATTTTTAGTCATTTTCTTATTATTAACGATACTCGCGCTTTTATATAAGAGCCGAACTGAACGAATGGAACATGAAAAGCTAATTGACCAAGCGAATAATGAGAAATTACGTCTAATCGGTACGCTTGCTGCTAATACAGCACACGAAATTAAAAATCCACTTACAAGTATTAATGGATTTATTGAACTCACAAGAATGAAATACGATAAAGATTATAAAGATCGACACTTTAATATCATTACTGAAGAACTTGATAGAATTAATAATATCGTGACGCAGTTTTTATATTTAGGAAAGCCAACCAATTTAACATATACAAACGTTAATATCGCACAAGTAATTTCTGATGTACAAACATTTCTAGCATATGAACTAGAACAACATAATATCAATATACATTTAAAATTACCTGAAGAATCGATTTATGCATATATTTCAGAAGATCAACTCAAACAAATACTTATTAATTTAATACAAAACGCAAAAGATGCACTTGAACAAACAACAAATCCGGCAATTGAAATACAATTACAACAGCAAAGTCCGGGACAAGCATGCATCATATTTAAGGATAACGGCATGGGCATCTCTAAAGAAACACAAGAACAAATATTCGAACCATTCTTTACAACAAAAGAATCAGGAAGCGGCTTAGGTTTATACTTAAGTAAAAAATTAATCGAAGACTGGAAAGGACACATCGAAGTACAATCTCATAAAAACGAAGGAACAACCTTTATCATTACGTTACCTTTAAATATAAGCAAAAAATAA
- a CDS encoding oxidoreductase encodes MKVILITGATNGIGLETAKLLATQGHIVYAAGRNLEKLESLNNIKSLYLDITDEKSIESAVNKVISEQDRIDVLINNAGYGSYGSIEDVSLTEARNQFDVNVFGLASLTQKIIPVMRKQNDGHIINISSIYGRFTASFGGWYHATKYAVEALNDTLRLETKQYGIEVTVIEPGPIKTDWGIIAANKLADSAQGSAYEKQALKSSNRMKKLYTSNLLSKPQVVSKAIANVVNKKQPKVRYVVGRGAKFFIFLNTIIPTRIFDKIISKI; translated from the coding sequence ATGAAAGTTATTTTAATTACTGGTGCAACAAATGGAATTGGACTTGAAACGGCTAAATTATTAGCTACACAAGGTCATATTGTGTATGCAGCAGGTAGAAATTTAGAAAAGTTGGAGTCCTTAAATAATATAAAATCATTATATTTAGATATTACAGATGAAAAGTCAATTGAATCTGCAGTAAATAAGGTTATAAGTGAACAAGATAGAATTGATGTATTAATTAATAATGCGGGCTATGGATCTTATGGATCAATAGAAGATGTGTCTTTAACAGAAGCCAGAAATCAATTTGACGTAAATGTTTTTGGATTAGCGAGTTTAACTCAAAAAATAATACCAGTTATGAGAAAACAAAATGATGGACATATTATTAATATTTCATCTATTTATGGAAGGTTTACAGCTTCATTTGGTGGTTGGTATCATGCGACTAAATATGCAGTTGAAGCTTTGAATGATACATTGAGATTGGAAACTAAACAATATGGTATAGAAGTAACCGTTATCGAACCAGGACCAATTAAAACTGACTGGGGTATTATTGCTGCAAATAAATTAGCCGATTCTGCTCAAGGGAGTGCATATGAGAAACAAGCACTAAAATCGTCAAATAGAATGAAAAAGCTTTATACATCTAACTTATTGTCTAAACCACAAGTCGTATCAAAGGCGATTGCCAATGTAGTTAATAAAAAGCAACCTAAAGTGAGATATGTTGTTGGAAGAGGAGCAAAATTTTTTATTTTCCTAAATACAATTATACCAACACGTATTTTTGATAAAATTATTTCAAAAATATAG
- a CDS encoding TrkH family potassium uptake protein — protein sequence MSIIKYFFQKMTPQQGIVLYYLGAIIVAFLLLNLPYVVKPGVKVAPVDTLFVAVSGVSVTGLTPVTIGETYTMFGQGIILFILNIGGIGVMAIGTLLWVILGKHIGLRERQLIMLDSNSNAMNGVVKLILDIVRTILMIEVIGAILLSFYFYKDIGSIKEAIHYGIFASVSATTNGGLDITGESLAPYANDYFVQTIIMLLIMLGAIGFPVLIEVKTYMRNTIPNFRFSLFTKIASATYLFLFLLGTIVIYLFEFSNAFKGVTWHKALFYAMFQSSSTRSAGLSTIDLGHFTEATNFFLGGLMFIGSSPSSVGGGIRTTTFTILILYLVNFSNGRTTIKAFNREIHPLDIQRSFAVISLALTITFVGVLMVVRFEDGKHDLLSIFFETMSAFGTCGLSMGITDHLQLGSKIVIMLLMFIGRVGLLCFVVMLGGKSTPDKFHFPKERIQIG from the coding sequence GTGTCCATTATTAAATACTTTTTTCAAAAAATGACTCCACAACAAGGTATTGTATTGTATTATTTGGGCGCAATTATTGTCGCCTTTTTATTATTAAATTTACCTTATGTGGTAAAACCAGGCGTCAAAGTTGCACCAGTCGACACACTATTTGTAGCGGTCTCAGGAGTGAGTGTTACAGGGCTAACACCAGTCACGATAGGTGAAACGTATACGATGTTTGGACAAGGTATTATATTGTTCATTTTAAATATCGGTGGTATCGGTGTTATGGCTATCGGTACATTGCTATGGGTTATATTAGGTAAGCATATAGGATTAAGAGAAAGACAATTAATCATGTTAGATAGTAATTCAAACGCGATGAACGGCGTTGTGAAATTAATCTTAGATATTGTTAGAACGATATTAATGATCGAAGTTATCGGTGCGATATTATTGTCATTCTATTTCTATAAAGATATAGGATCTATTAAAGAAGCAATTCATTATGGTATATTTGCATCTGTTTCAGCAACGACAAATGGTGGGTTAGATATTACAGGTGAATCATTGGCACCATATGCGAATGACTACTTTGTACAAACCATTATCATGTTGTTGATTATGCTAGGGGCGATAGGTTTTCCTGTGCTTATAGAAGTTAAAACATATATGCGTAATACGATTCCTAATTTTAGATTTTCATTATTTACTAAAATAGCTAGTGCAACATATTTATTCTTGTTCTTACTAGGTACGATTGTGATTTACTTATTTGAATTTTCAAATGCATTTAAAGGTGTTACTTGGCATAAAGCTTTGTTTTACGCTATGTTCCAATCATCATCTACACGAAGTGCTGGATTATCAACCATAGACTTAGGTCATTTCACTGAAGCAACGAACTTCTTCTTAGGAGGATTAATGTTTATTGGTTCATCTCCAAGTTCAGTAGGTGGGGGTATAAGAACAACAACGTTTACAATTTTAATCTTATACTTAGTGAACTTCAGTAACGGTAGAACGACCATTAAAGCCTTTAATCGAGAAATACATCCATTAGATATTCAAAGGTCATTTGCTGTTATTTCGTTAGCATTAACAATTACTTTTGTAGGTGTATTAATGGTTGTTCGATTTGAAGATGGTAAGCATGATTTATTATCTATATTCTTCGAGACCATGTCAGCATTTGGTACGTGTGGATTATCCATGGGGATAACCGATCATTTGCAATTAGGTTCTAAAATCGTTATCATGCTGCTGATGTTCATAGGGCGAGTAGGATTATTATGCTTTGTAGTCATGTTAGGTGGGAAATCAACACCTGATAAATTCCATTTCCCTAAAGAACGTATACAAATTGGATAA
- a CDS encoding TerC family protein, with amino-acid sequence MDPSLLLSYGWVLIVLIFLEGLLAADNAVVMAVMVKHLPADLRKKALFYGLLGAFVFRFLSLFLISFLANFWPIQAAGALYLIYMSVKNLIDFRKHKNEENQVVDDEDVDQIDEGLNRKGQHKKGKGFWMTVLKVEFADIAFAIDSMLAAFAIAVTLPAMGIDFGGMDAGQFGVMFVGGMIGVIIMRFAATYFVELLNKYPNLEAAAFAIVGWVGVKLVVIVLAHDEIAVLPHDFPHGILWQSIFWSVLLILVVFGWLSSVRNNKKANE; translated from the coding sequence ATGGATCCGAGTTTATTACTGAGTTACGGTTGGGTATTAATTGTTTTAATTTTTCTTGAAGGCTTATTAGCTGCAGATAATGCGGTGGTTATGGCTGTTATGGTAAAACATTTACCTGCCGATTTAAGGAAAAAAGCTTTATTCTATGGTTTGTTAGGTGCATTTGTATTTCGTTTCTTATCATTATTCTTAATCAGTTTCTTAGCAAACTTTTGGCCAATTCAAGCAGCAGGGGCATTGTACTTAATTTACATGTCTGTGAAGAACTTAATTGACTTCAGGAAGCATAAAAATGAAGAGAATCAAGTTGTAGATGATGAAGATGTTGATCAAATAGATGAAGGACTTAATCGTAAAGGTCAACATAAAAAAGGTAAAGGCTTCTGGATGACAGTATTGAAAGTAGAATTTGCTGATATTGCATTTGCAATCGATTCAATGTTAGCTGCCTTTGCTATTGCAGTAACATTACCAGCAATGGGAATTGATTTTGGTGGAATGGATGCAGGTCAATTTGGTGTTATGTTCGTAGGTGGTATGATTGGTGTCATCATTATGAGATTCGCAGCAACATACTTTGTAGAATTATTGAACAAATATCCAAACTTAGAAGCGGCAGCTTTTGCTATTGTCGGTTGGGTTGGTGTTAAATTAGTCGTAATCGTGCTTGCTCATGATGAAATTGCTGTTTTACCACATGACTTCCCACACGGCATTTTATGGCAGTCAATATTCTGGTCAGTATTATTAATACTTGTTGTGTTCGGATGGTTGAGTTCTGTTCGCAATAATAAAAAAGCAAATGAATAA
- a CDS encoding S1C family serine protease produces MSRKKHVIPRNEYARQRREFFHNEERERRIEQEQKENEIKEANEQELHKKNELRVKENMQKARIEKLTKEEIKKQEEASQSHPTIDLDDDSLSASQSDMPNESEHIDTPHEKVEQENQSKDETSDIKYKKAKKEQKQEQKEEPKLENQTVYAQDKKSEFEKNKQLGAKHDENVEQKSQNSQSILNKLLAKVEKHWPIIAIILAIILIFILVWSIFQNVNPPNEGRKTIEEQQSQKGFQKPITNVMEAVEKSKRSVVGVSHDGSDVSSKKASSQKEKEENSGVGSGVVYKVEDNKAYIVTNAHVVSDDKKPIITTSNKKKFEGKIIGSDKWTDIAVLTIPLNKNDHFKPIKFEDSDNLILGETAIVIGSPLGAEFQNSISTGVVSGLNRKVPVDFDGDDEYDWEIKAIQTDAAVNPGNSGGPILDSQGNLIGIVSLKIDMPNVEGMAFAIPSNEASDYINKLEKDGEIKRPSLGLMAQNYSKLSDSEKSLINLPDKYKSGMAVMAISKGGSADKAGIKFNDIIVGINNTKVENNLEFRKALYNNHKLGDEVTFQIIRDGKEITKSFTLK; encoded by the coding sequence ATGTCACGAAAAAAACATGTCATTCCTAGAAATGAATATGCGAGACAACGCCGTGAATTCTTTCATAATGAAGAACGTGAAAGAAGGATTGAACAAGAACAAAAAGAAAATGAAATAAAAGAGGCAAATGAACAGGAATTACATAAGAAAAATGAATTACGTGTTAAGGAAAATATGCAAAAGGCACGTATTGAAAAATTAACTAAAGAAGAAATAAAGAAACAAGAAGAAGCATCTCAATCTCATCCAACGATTGACTTAGATGATGATAGTTTATCTGCGTCTCAATCTGATATGCCTAACGAAAGTGAGCATATAGATACACCTCATGAAAAGGTTGAACAAGAAAATCAATCTAAAGATGAAACATCTGATATTAAATATAAAAAAGCTAAAAAAGAACAAAAGCAAGAACAAAAAGAAGAACCTAAACTAGAGAATCAGACAGTTTATGCTCAGGACAAGAAGAGTGAATTTGAGAAAAATAAACAACTTGGTGCTAAGCATGATGAAAATGTTGAACAAAAATCTCAAAACAGCCAAAGTATATTAAATAAATTGTTAGCTAAAGTTGAAAAGCATTGGCCAATAATTGCGATTATATTAGCGATTATATTGATATTTATACTTGTTTGGAGTATTTTTCAAAATGTAAATCCTCCTAATGAAGGTAGAAAGACAATTGAAGAACAGCAATCACAAAAAGGTTTCCAAAAGCCTATAACGAATGTAATGGAAGCTGTTGAAAAATCTAAACGTTCAGTAGTAGGAGTATCACATGATGGTTCTGATGTCTCTAGTAAAAAAGCTTCATCTCAAAAAGAAAAAGAAGAAAATAGCGGCGTCGGTTCTGGCGTCGTCTATAAAGTTGAAGATAATAAAGCATACATAGTAACAAATGCACATGTTGTTTCTGATGATAAAAAACCAATTATAACGACATCTAATAAAAAGAAATTTGAAGGTAAAATCATTGGTTCAGATAAGTGGACTGATATCGCTGTATTAACGATTCCACTTAATAAAAATGATCATTTTAAACCAATCAAATTTGAAGACTCAGATAATTTGATTTTAGGTGAAACAGCAATCGTAATCGGAAGTCCATTAGGTGCTGAATTCCAAAACAGTATTTCAACTGGTGTTGTATCAGGATTAAATAGAAAAGTACCTGTTGATTTTGATGGTGATGACGAGTATGATTGGGAGATTAAAGCGATTCAAACTGACGCTGCTGTCAATCCAGGTAACTCAGGAGGACCAATATTAGATTCACAAGGTAATCTTATTGGTATCGTGTCATTGAAGATAGATATGCCGAATGTAGAAGGTATGGCCTTTGCGATTCCATCTAATGAAGCATCAGATTATATTAATAAGTTAGAAAAAGATGGCGAAATTAAACGTCCTTCGTTAGGCTTAATGGCACAAAACTACTCTAAATTAAGTGATAGTGAGAAGTCATTGATTAATTTACCAGACAAATATAAGTCAGGTATGGCTGTGATGGCTATTTCTAAAGGTGGAAGTGCCGATAAAGCAGGTATTAAATTCAATGATATTATCGTTGGTATTAACAATACTAAAGTAGAAAACAATCTTGAGTTTCGTAAAGCATTATACAATAATCATAAACTAGGTGATGAAGTAACATTCCAAATCATTCGTGATGGAAAAGAAATTACTAAATCATTTACATTGAAATAA
- a CDS encoding YhgE/Pip family protein, protein MLNEFKFIFKNRKLMISLISISLVSAIYVAMFVGSVFNPYDRTKDLKISVVNHDKSIDTNGKTISIGDDLVNKLKDKNTFDFQSINEKEALKRLKSGESSGTIIIPEDTSKNALTILSKDPKKINIETQVNPGASYIGSQTSKKALDIVIESINQNIRTKYLTEIFNNVNKSKSSQTTTQQKGMNFDKNNEMVLNNATKVTENNPTNIDYYGESIVPYMAGVSLFVVAISICAIYPFRKTINRDTPVIKQTLGKFMFYIVEGTLAAILMNILVIFVFQIHIDHIAQFIVMSILWGIAAISITSFLGLLLDRIGLFLSMILLVFQLSSSEGMFPIELSPKFFQLINPLSPMSYVIQGFREAMFTNAGHYSYGVAISVVIGIIIVMALLQFLVLKWFNGKDKLPFAMEFK, encoded by the coding sequence ATGTTAAATGAATTTAAGTTCATATTTAAAAATAGAAAGCTAATGATTTCATTGATATCAATATCACTAGTCTCAGCAATATACGTCGCGATGTTTGTAGGATCGGTTTTTAATCCATATGATAGAACGAAAGATTTAAAAATTTCTGTCGTCAATCACGATAAATCAATAGATACCAATGGTAAAACAATTTCTATAGGTGATGACTTAGTTAACAAATTAAAAGATAAAAATACTTTTGATTTTCAAAGTATAAATGAAAAAGAAGCATTAAAGCGACTTAAATCTGGGGAATCATCAGGAACGATTATTATTCCTGAAGATACTTCGAAAAATGCATTAACTATATTAAGTAAGGATCCCAAAAAAATTAATATAGAAACACAAGTTAATCCGGGTGCTAGTTATATTGGAAGTCAAACTTCTAAAAAGGCGCTTGATATTGTAATAGAATCAATTAATCAAAATATACGTACAAAATATTTAACTGAAATATTTAATAATGTTAATAAGTCAAAATCGAGTCAAACAACGACTCAACAAAAAGGTATGAATTTTGATAAAAATAATGAAATGGTTCTGAATAATGCTACTAAAGTAACTGAAAATAACCCGACGAATATTGATTATTATGGGGAGAGTATCGTTCCTTATATGGCTGGCGTAAGCCTCTTTGTTGTAGCAATTTCTATTTGTGCAATTTATCCATTTAGAAAAACAATTAATAGAGATACACCAGTAATAAAGCAAACGCTTGGTAAATTTATGTTTTATATAGTAGAAGGTACATTAGCTGCTATTTTAATGAATATTTTGGTCATATTTGTGTTTCAAATACATATTGATCATATAGCGCAATTTATTGTAATGAGTATATTATGGGGGATTGCTGCTATTTCTATTACATCGTTCTTAGGCTTATTATTGGATAGAATAGGACTATTTTTATCAATGATCTTACTCGTATTTCAATTGAGTTCAAGTGAAGGAATGTTTCCAATCGAACTTTCACCGAAGTTCTTCCAATTAATTAATCCATTATCACCAATGTCATATGTAATTCAAGGGTTTAGAGAAGCAATGTTTACAAATGCAGGACATTATAGTTATGGAGTAG
- a CDS encoding Rrf2 family transcriptional regulator, producing the protein MDSKFSVAIHTLVMVSKYSPNINSEDIANSVKTNSSYIRKIVSLLKKADIIKTYQGKSGIILNVPKEELNLLDIYLAVNNKNKKLLDVHTEANQNCPVGKHIENVLIPTFDNIEDQFYIYLKNKTLADIINEISKCK; encoded by the coding sequence ATGGATTCAAAGTTTTCTGTCGCAATTCATACTTTAGTTATGGTTTCAAAGTACTCACCAAATATCAATTCAGAAGATATTGCAAATAGTGTTAAAACCAATTCAAGTTATATAAGAAAAATAGTCTCACTGTTAAAGAAAGCAGATATTATTAAGACTTATCAAGGCAAAAGTGGAATTATTTTAAATGTACCTAAAGAGGAACTAAATTTACTTGATATTTATTTAGCTGTGAACAATAAAAATAAAAAATTACTAGATGTTCATACTGAAGCGAATCAAAATTGTCCTGTAGGAAAACATATTGAAAATGTGTTGATACCTACTTTTGATAATATAGAAGATCAGTTTTATATTTATTTAAAAAATAAAACACTAGCAGATATTATAAATGAAATTAGTAAATGTAAATAG